The stretch of DNA AATTTTCACGAGGACAAGAAATTGTCAATTAGTTTTTACTGTTTCATAGTTTTAGGTTTTAAAAGCAAACAACTTAATTTTGTCACATAGTAGCATACAGAACATGTACCTTTAAAAGATAACTAAACCCACCACTTGAATCCACCCTTGAATGAATCTTTTATATTAGTTTCTTTATTACTGAAAACACATTTCCAGttctttaaaaaagttaaattctgtaaaaggagaaaaaacacGAGAACCACAATAAATGACTAATGGAGCTCATAAAACCACAAAGACCACTTAATTTGCTTGCATTTCTCAAAATCTTTATTCAACACATCAGAAAGGTAAAATATTAGACTCTTGTACAGACAATAACTTAAATAAATACCATCAATTATCATAATTAACAAATGCAATAAGCAGTTTAAACAAAGAAAGACCTAAGGCTTGACCTTTTCTGGattatttgatgttttcttaTCGATTATAGGGAAGGTTACgttgaaataaatgtgataacAAGTAAGTaagcaaacagttattttttttcatttggcaTCATCACAGTCATTACTGAAAACTTTCAATTGTACAATCATTTCTGCAAAGTGCTTTGTGAAAATATGTCTCACAAAAGGGTTGTAATGCTTATTATGTCTTTAAATTTTGACgcctgcagctttctttttcatcGTAAGGAGTTgtaacaaaattaaacaaaccCAAAGGCATCCCCATATCGTCAACAGAACGGAATCTCTATGGCACTACATCAGGATGCTTGATATGAGTCTAATTTGACTTTACATTGTGCTGTGTAACTGTTTCAATAACCGTGCTGTAAAGAATACAaaaccagtttacacagcacAATGCAAATATATTATTCAACATCACCCAGCCGGACTGACGAGTGGTGCTGAGCAATATTTAACCCCCAaaacgagataaataacagaAGAAAAACTCTGAACCTCCTAATCTTCAGAGGTTTGCTGGGTACAATAGTAAGGCAGTCAGCACGGCCGATAACATTTAAAAACCATCGAGGTGAAAAACGTTGCTACAACAATGAGTTTCAGTTCAGTGTCTTGAAGGTCTGTTGTCGTTATCACAGTGTGAATTGTTCCAACTCATTGTGCCCTTCCCTGTTATAAAGTTTGCTTCCATTATGCCAGAGGGTTTAAAGCAAGCCATCTTGCTCAAAAACCGAGGGCAGGAGAGAGAAGTCAAAGGGCACAAACTTGACGCCGGTCCCATGGTAGAATTTGTTCTGAAACTCAACCCTGAGGAAAACAAAGCAAGCAAAGACACTTTAATGAAGGGAGAATAAACAGAAATGAAAACCCCTATAGGATAATGAAACACAGGCACAGACCTGTAAATCCAAGAGCATATCTTAGTGTCTTATCACACTATTTTACGTGCCTTCGGTAAAGGACGATTCTGAGCATCCACAGCAGTTGGTAAAGTGAAATCAAAGAACACTGAGACTCACCAGTGAAGTCGAAGAGCGTGGAGGAATGCTGACAAGCCTTCCATGACCAACAGGATGGACACGGTGAGCGTGGCGAAGAGGCCGAACACAGGGACTAGAAACACCACCCCGACTTTTGTGGTGATCCTGAGGCCAAGGCGCATAACCATGGTCCAAAGCACCTCTGACAGctctaaaacccacaaacacAAAGCACACCGAAATAAAGAATCTCAAGCCAAACCAGCAGGAGTAAAGAGGCATAGCGGGATCTACTTTTCCTGGCTGCACTCACGGGCATGAGCCAAGCTGAGCGCCCAGAGACGTAAGTAGGATGCAGTGTTGGAAATGCAGCCCAGGCAGTACTCTATGGTGTGGATGGCCTGGTGCAGCAACACATCCGCAAAGTCAAACTGCAAAACAATTCAAGCAGTGCACAAGTTATCATGCTTAATTCACAGTGATGAAAATGAAGTTAAGATCATCTGGCTGTCCTGTTTGAATACAGCATGAAGGATCTCTTAACGTTGTGACCTGATCACATGATACTGAACTGGCTCTACAACTGACTTTTCTTCTTGTGCCCTACTTTCTACTTCCTAATGTGCAAATAGCATTAACAGTTTCAAGTGGATGAAAAAGTGAACACGTGCCTGATCACAGacagatttctttcttttttcttttaaacgaAAGAAGTTACTGTTCTCTGACCTGTTTGggaatagcttctctgctggtCGGTTCATCAAGTccttcctcttcatcatcttcatAGGACAGTGTGACAGAATTGTCATCCTCACTTACACGCCTCACCCTCTCGTAACCCTGAGGTCAGCCAGGAAAGTCATGACAAACAACTCACAAAAGAACCAAATTAGGAGGCTGCAGGACTTTTGACTCGACTTACTCTGCGCCTGCGCAGGCCTTTCCCTCCACGGTACAGCCAATACAAGTAAAGAGGTTTCCCTAACAGCAGTACAGGAACGCACAGCATAGCTATCACAAGTAGGAATACTTGCAGCCCAGTCTGTGGAATCAAAGTAACAAGCTTGAACCCATGCTTTACCAGGCATCATAAACATATCTGGGGAGCAAGTGGTGTCTTCAACACTTACCTGTCCTGGGTAGAGAGGAGCGATATCATTCCCCTGCATGACAAACATGTTGATGAAGTGGATGAGGATGCTGGGAGCCTGGCTTGAGTCCCGTGCACCAAATGCCAACCACTTGTAGAGAATCATGAAGACCAGATAGCCAAAGAGACAAAGCAGGAAGAGCAGCTCAGGAAGGAAAAGCAGATAGACATTGAATTTCTGTTGGAAGTGCCtaatgggaggaaaaaaaaaagagcatagagataaaagaaaaagtattAAAGTAGGGATGTAATGATTGGATCTGTGAAGGCTTACAAAGCATAGAGAAAGTTTTTGAGCAACAAGTAATGACCAGAGGTACAGCTTGTTGTTAATTTGGTGCAGTAAAGCAATACTTTTGGGAGATTGTTACCACAACCCAACTAATTattaatattctttttttctcatctgtCACCAATCTATTAAAGACTTTAACGCAACTAAAATCCAGGCACTGAGGTGGCCTACTCAGCAACATTCCAGGTATGATTTCGGATTTTCGATGCAAGTTTTGGTTGACATCAATGCATTCTTGGGTTCACTGTCTTGCGGCAAAGGGAAGTGATTACCAAACCTCAGTTCAGGTACTATGCTTATATACTTTAGCTTCTATGATATTATAATTTTAAGCCTACAAGTTAAAACTGCATAGGCTTTGTATCATATTTGCAGAAACACGACAGAATGCTTAACAAACAGCGATGTTATCTagagattaaataaaaatatgagGAAAAGTTATTTCAAGTCACTTACAAGTGGTTGAAGACACTCAGCACCACTCCAAAACTCATGTGAATGACCCCAATGACAACTGACATCTTCATTTTATACGAGTTGAGGAAAGACAGCCGGTTCACCGCCATGTTCCATATCTGATGGAAGATCACAGGGAGTCTCAGTGAAAATAACATGGGAATCTCTGTACTGGCTTAAGTGCCTGAGTGCATTTACTTACAGGGTCAATGCCAAATGGGTATGGTCCATTGAAGACTCCACTCACATTTGGGTCCAATGTGAGCAAAGCGTTTGTTTGGAGAGTTTTGTTTCTGCGGAGTGAAAGATATGAATACATTGGAAAACGTCTGTTCAAACACATCACGCAGTGTTATAAAAACTGGAGGTTTTTTCACCGATACTCACGTCCACTGCTGATTTGCAAACATAGCCTTAACGCTCCATCCAGAGCCGAATATATTCAGAGACTTGGAGAAACAGTCATTGTAAATGAGTCCAGTATAGACTGAAAAAAGCCCCATCATCAGGATGATGTAACGCCCGTTGAAAAACGTCAACCATATCTGAGACAACGAGGACACAGCTATCAGATAAAACTCATTTACAACAATCCAACTCAGCGTTAAGAGTGAAGCCAAGCGCTCATTCCCTACCTCATTACTTGTACgtctcttcttctgctttttctCTGTCAGCACCATCCACAAGGCAAAGAGGCTCATTACCATCCCGTGGCCGAGGTCACCAAACATCACAGCGAACAGGAAGGGGAAAGTGATGATGGTGTAGGGAGCTGCCAGTAACAAAATAAGCATGTTTATTCTGAACGTAGCAAAGGcaaactaaataaacaaattaacaaataGATACTTCACTAAACGTAGTTCTTACCTGGGCTTACCTCACGATAGTCCCCCACCCCGTAAGCCTCCACAATGCTCTGAAACCCAGAAGTGAACTTGTTGGCTCTTAAAAGCGTAGGTGGAGTATCGGTGCTAGGGATGCGGTTCACGAAGGATGGCACAGTGGCATCACCTTTCCTCTGATCATGAAGAAATAAATGTAGGGAAGCAAAGGATTATAGTAAAATTAGTGTGGACTGTGAGGGCATAGGGAAAAGAAAAGCTATAGACAGGTTCCTTACTTACAAACATTACTGGAtgggcatttaaaaaaaaaatgcagttttaGGCATAAAACTGTGTTAAACTTCTTTAACATCCATTTCCAATTCTTGCTGACTCAATAATGAAATAACTCAGTCATAAAACACTATCACATAGTTCAAAATATCAACAAAGACTCGTGGAAAATTAAACTATTTCTGAATCATCTCACCTCATCTTTTTGTCGTTAGTTATGTGTTTAAGGAAAATGAGTACATACAAATCATTAACAGACACTGATAACTATGTCCTCTGTGATTTACCTTATTTGATAAAGTTCTCTAAGTAATGACAAGAGACAAAGTCTTATGACACAGGATCAGAGTTTTGTATTCTGAGACACTAAGTGGGCACTGTAGTGACTTTGCTGCCTTTGGACCCGTATTAAAT from Odontesthes bonariensis isolate fOdoBon6 chromosome 22, fOdoBon6.hap1, whole genome shotgun sequence encodes:
- the atp6v0a2a gene encoding V-type proton ATPase 116 kDa subunit a 2, translating into MVFRSEEMCLAQLFLQSGSEYDCISELGELGLVEFRDLNPTVSSFQRRFVSEIKRCDEMERILGFLLREIQKAKIAVPEEDESPLAPPPRQVLEIMEQLQRLEMELSEVAKNKEKLQRNLLELTEYTHMLKITRTFIHSRSRHEALGAQYEEFPTMETDSVTGCTGMQRLGAKLGFVSGLIQRVKVEAFERMLWRVCKGYTILSYAEVDESLADLDTGEISKSVVFLISFWGDQIGQKVQKICDCYHCHLYPHPENDEERADVLDSLRTRIQDLNNVLHRTEDYLRQVLQKAAESAFTWVVQVKKMKAIYHILNLCSFDVTNKCLIAEVWCPVSDLANLRGALEEGSRKGDATVPSFVNRIPSTDTPPTLLRANKFTSGFQSIVEAYGVGDYREVSPAPYTIITFPFLFAVMFGDLGHGMVMSLFALWMVLTEKKQKKRRTSNEIWLTFFNGRYIILMMGLFSVYTGLIYNDCFSKSLNIFGSGWSVKAMFANQQWTNKTLQTNALLTLDPNVSGVFNGPYPFGIDPIWNMAVNRLSFLNSYKMKMSVVIGVIHMSFGVVLSVFNHLHFQQKFNVYLLFLPELLFLLCLFGYLVFMILYKWLAFGARDSSQAPSILIHFINMFVMQGNDIAPLYPGQTGLQVFLLVIAMLCVPVLLLGKPLYLYWLYRGGKGLRRRRGYERVRRVSEDDNSVTLSYEDDEEEGLDEPTSREAIPKQFDFADVLLHQAIHTIEYCLGCISNTASYLRLWALSLAHAQLSEVLWTMVMRLGLRITTKVGVVFLVPVFGLFATLTVSILLVMEGLSAFLHALRLHWVEFQNKFYHGTGVKFVPFDFSLLPSVFEQDGLL